In Methanocaldococcus sp., the genomic stretch AAGAGCAAAGAAGGAGAATGTTTAATTCAGATTATTCAATGATGATAATAAATGCCTTTACAGATGTTGGAGGAAATGAAAAAAAGAATGTCAGATTGATGCAGGATATTAAAGAAAGAATTAATGAAACTCCTTTACCTCCAGGGGTAGAAATCATACCAACAGGAACTCCTGCATTAAGAGATTTGTTAGATATCCTTATGAAAGAGAGTCAAAGATTTACAACGATATTTGGTTTTATAGGGATTTTAATAATATTAATAGCATACTTTAAGAGACCTATAACTTCTATACTACCTTTATTACCTGTAATTATTTCAGTAATTTGGACCGGGGGGGCTATGGGTCTTTTAGGAATTCCATTAGATATGGCTACTGCTGGTATAGGATCTTTAATTCTTGGGCTTGGTATCGATTATGGAATTCATCTTATACATAGATTTCAAGAAGAAAAAAGAAAAGGATTACCTACTGATAAAGCAATAGAGATAGCCGTTGTAGAAACTGGAACAGCGTTATTGGCTACCACTGCAACAACAGTAGTTGGTTTTTTAGCATTAGTATTTGCACCGTTACCTTTGATGAAACATTTAGGAGAAACTTGTGCAATGGGTATAACATTTTCAATGATTGTAGTTTTAACGCTATTACCTGCTTTAATAGTCATTGAAGATTACTATATAATTCCATTTATAAAAAGAATAAGATCAAAAGGTGAGTAATTATGGATTTTAGAAAATTATTAATTGGCTTGCTATCTATGCTCATAATATCAACCATATCAGCAAATTATGGATTACAGATAGAAGAGCCCATCTACCAACCACATATTATACATCCTGGTGATGATGTAGATTTATGGATTAAAATAGTAAATGATGACTACCAAAATAAAGTTAAAAATATTGTTATTAAAGTATCTCCTCATTATCCTTTTGAGTTAAAACAGGTTAATCCTATCAAAGGAGAAGTTATTATTGACAGTTTAAATCCTGGGGAAACATATACTGCTTACTTTAAACTACATGTTAATGAAAATGCCCCTTCAAATGATTATAGAATAGATGTTAAAGTGAGTTATGACGAAGTATATGAAGACAATGGAAAGGAAACTGTTGTTCATTATAATTTTACTAAAGTATATTACATTCCAGTGTATGGAACTGCAAGTTTTGAAATTAGTGGAAATACAAACTTAATTCCTGCAAAGACAGAAGTAGTCCCAATAACTATAAAAAATACTGGAACTGGAACTGCAAAAGAAGTTAATGTATATATAGGTTATAAATTAAATCCTACACCAGTTGGATCAGAAATAAAAACAGTTGAATATCCTGGAGGTAC encodes the following:
- a CDS encoding MMPL family transporter — encoded protein: MIREILKDLAHFSEKKPFIMVLIILIITIFAGISATNIKTQTSFEKMLPQNNPIVQTLYEVRDEFGGTDVVILAVKIVPTNNPNKVVDIRDPRVIRAVKELEESLRTVDGITEVSSPVDTLEKLNGGVLPQDIDTVKRLLSKLPEEQRRRMFNSDYSMMIINAFTDVGGNEKKNVRLMQDIKERINETPLPPGVEIIPTGTPALRDLLDILMKESQRFTTIFGFIGILIILIAYFKRPITSILPLLPVIISVIWTGGAMGLLGIPLDMATAGIGSLILGLGIDYGIHLIHRFQEEKRKGLPTDKAIEIAVVETGTALLATTATTVVGFLALVFAPLPLMKHLGETCAMGITFSMIVVLTLLPALIVIEDYYIIPFIKRIRSKGE